One window from the genome of Musa acuminata AAA Group cultivar baxijiao chromosome BXJ1-4, Cavendish_Baxijiao_AAA, whole genome shotgun sequence encodes:
- the LOC135663530 gene encoding plasma membrane ATPase 1-like has product MGEKDGLKEAVDMDALLKEAVDLENIPLEEVFENLRCTREGLTTQQAEERLAIFGHNKLEEKKESKILKFLGFMWNPLSWVMEAAAVMAIALANGGGKPPDWQDFVGIITLLVINSTISFIEENNAGNAAAALMARLAPKAKVLRDGRWNEEEAAILVPGDIISIKLGDIIPADARLLDGDPLKIDQSALTGESLPVTKGPGDGVYSGSTCKQGELEAVVIATGVHTFFGKAAHLVDSTNQVGHFQKVLTAIGNFCICSIAVGMFVEIIVMYPIQHRAYRPGIDNLLVLLIGGIPIAMPTVLSVTMAIGSHRLAQQGAITKRMTAIEEMAGMDVLCSDKTGTLTLNKLTVDKNLVEVFTKGVSQDTVILMAARASRTENQDAIDTAIVGMLADPKEARDGIQEVHFLPFNPTDKRTALTYIDSEGKMHRVSKGAPEQILNMAHNKTEIERRVHAVIDKFADRGLRSLAVAYQEVPEGRKESPGGPWQFIGLMPLFDPPRHDSAETIRRALNLGVNVKMITGDQLAIGKETGRRLGMGTNMYPSSALLGQNKDESIAALPIDELIEKADGFAGVFPEHKYEIVKRLQARKHICGMTGDGVNDAPALKKADIGIAVADATDAARSASDIVLTEPGLSVIISAVLTSRAIFQRMKNYTIYAVSITIRIVLGFMLLALIWKFDFPPFMVLIIAILNDGTIMTISKDRVKPSPLPDSWKLAEIFATGIILGGYLAMMTVIFFWAAYKTNFFPRIFKVESLEETAQDDFQKLASAVYLQVSTISQALIFVTRSRSWSFVERPGFLLVTAFLVAQLIATLIAVYADWGFTAIKGIGWGWAGVIWLYNIVFYFPLDIIKFLIRYALSGRAWDLVIEQRIAFTRQKDFGKEARELKWAHAQRTLHGLQPPDTKMFGDRSSFTELNQIAEEARRRAEIARLRELNTLKGHMESVVRLKGLDIDTIQQAYTV; this is encoded by the exons atgggggAGAAGGATGGCCTCAAGGAGGCTGTCGATATGGATGCCCTCCTCAAGGAAGCTGTCGATCTG GAGAACATCCCCTTGGAGGAGGTGTTCGAGAACCTGAGGTGCACCCGGGAGGGCCTCACCACGCAGCAGGCCGAGGAGCGCCTCGCCATCTTCGGCCACAACAAGCTCGAGGAGAAGAAG GAGAGCAAGATCTTGAAATTTTTGGGGTTCATGTGGAACCCTCTGTCCTGGGTCATGGAAGCAGCCGCCGTGATGGCCATCGCGCTCGCCAACGGAGGG GGGAAGCCTCCGGATTGGCAGGACTTCGTTGGAATCATAACCTTGCTCGTGATTAACTCGACGATTAGCTTCATTGAGGAGAACAATGCCGGTAATGCTGCCGCTGCTCTCATGGCACGCCTCGCGCCCAAAGCCAAG GTGCTTAGGGATGGTCGGTGGAATGAGGAGGAAGCTGCCATCCTTGTTCCCGGAGATATCATTAGCATCAAGCTTGGAGACATCATCCCTGCAGATGCTCGTCTGCTTGATGGAGATCCTTTGAAAATAGATCAG AGTGCCCTTACCGGAGAGTCTTTACCAGTTACCAAAGGTCCTGGAGATGGTGTGTATTCTGGTTCCACTTGCAAGCAAGGTGAGCTCGAAGCTGTTGTCATTGCTACAGGTGTGCATACCTTCTTTGGCAAGGCTGCACATCTCGTGGACTCCACTAACCAAGTTGGGCactttcaaaag GTCCTGACGGCCATTGGGAATTTCTGCATTTGCTCAATTGCAGTGGGAATGTTTGTGGAAATCATTGTGATGTATCCAATTCAGCACCGAGCATATCGCCCAGGAATTGACAATCTTTTGGTTCTTCTCATTGGAGGAATTCCCATAGCTATGCCAACTGTTCTGTCAGTCACAATGGCAATTGGTTCCCATCGCTTGGCTCAGCAG GGAGCTATCACAAAGCGGATGACTGCAATCGAAGAAATGGCCGGGATGGATGTGCTATGCAGTGACAAGACTGGAACTCTTACTTTGAACAAGCTCACAGTAGATAAGAACCTGGTTGAG GTTTTTACAAAAGGTGTAAGCCAAGACACTGTAATTTTGATGGCTGCTAGAGCCTCAAGAACTGAAAACCAAGATGCTATAGATACCGCTATTGTTGGGATGCTTGCTGACCCAAAGGAG GCACGGGATGGCATTCAAGAAGTTCATTTTCTGCCATTCAATCCTACCGACAAGAGGACTGCATTAACTTACATTGATAGTGAGGGGAAAATGCATCGGGTTAGCAAAGGTGCACCAGAACAG ATTTTAAATATGGCACACAATAAGACAGAGATTGAGCGCAGGGTCCATGCTGTGATCGACAAGTTTGCAGATCGTGGGCTTCGGTCACTTGCTGTTGCATACCAG GAAGTTCCAGAGGGAAGGAAAGAGAGTCCAGGAGGTCCATGGCAATTTATTGGTCTCATGCCACTTTTTGACCCTCCTAGACATGACAGTGCAGAAACAATTCGCAGGGCTCTAAATCTTGGGGTCAATGTCAAAATGATCACAG GTGATCAGCTGGCAATAGGGAAGGAAACTGGTCGCCGTTTGGGGATGGGCACAAATATGTATCCTTCATCTGCTCTGTTGGGACAAAACAAGGATGAGTCAATAGCTGCTTtgccaattgatgaattaattgaGAAGGCTGATGGTTTTGCTGGTGTATTTCCAG AGCATAAGTATGAGATTGTTAAGCGCTTGCAAGCAAGGAAGCATATTTGTGGTATGACTGGTGATGGAGTAAATGACGCTCCTGCTCTCAAGAAGGCTGATATTGGAATAGCAGTTGCAGATGCAACAGATGCAGCTCGTAGTGCATCTGATATTGTACTCACAGAACCTGGTTTGAGTGTTATAATAAGTGCTGTCCTTACAAGTCGTGCGATCTTTCAGCGGATGAAAAATTATACT ATATATGCAGTTTCCATTACAATCCGTATCGTG CTTGGATTCATGCTGCTTGCTCTTATATGGAAGTTCGACTTTCCACCTTTTATGGTCCTTATCATTGCGATCCTCAATGATG GtaccataatgaccatatcgaaggACAGGGTTAAACCATCTCCTCTTCCTGACAGCTGGAAACTTGCCGAGATTTTTGCAACTGGAATCATTCTTGGTGGTTACTTGGCAATGATGACTGTCATTTTCTTCTGGGCTGCTTATAAAACTAATTTCTTCCCG CGGATATTCAAGGTCGAAAGCCTTGAAGAAACAGCCCAGGATGACTTCCAGAAGCTTGCATCCGCTGTCTACCTGCAAGTGAGCACCATTAGTCAGGCACTGATCTTTGTGACAAGATCACGTAGTTGGTCCTTTGTTGAGCGACCTGGTTTCTTGCTTGTGACTGCTTTCTTGGTTGCTCAGCTG ATTGCTACTCTGATAGCTGTATATGCCGACTGGGGCTTTACTGCAATTAAGGGGATTGGGTGGGGCTGGGCTGGTGTCATTTGGCTTTACAACATAGTCTTCTACTTCCCACTGGATATCATAAAGTTCCTGATCCGCTATGCTCTGAGCGGGAGGGCATGGGATCTCGTCATCGAACAAAGA ATTGCTTTCACGAGACAGAAGGATTTTGGAAAGGAAGCAAGAGAGCTCAAGTGGGCACATGCTCAGAGAACATTGCATGGTCTTCAACCACCTGATACCAAGATGTTCGGTGACAGGAGCAGCTTCACAGAGTTAAATCAGATTGCAGAAGAGGCCAGACGGAGAGCTGAGATTGCGAG GCTGAGGGAACTGAACACTCTCAAAGGGCATATGGAATCCGTTGTAAGATTGAAGGGCTTGGATATAGACACGATTCAGCAAGCTTACACGGTATGA
- the LOC103983005 gene encoding plasma membrane ATPase 1 isoform X1 produces MGEKDGLKEAVDMDALLKEAVDLENIPLEEVFENLRCTREGLTTQQAEERLAIFGHNKLEEKKESKILKFLGFMWNPLSWVMEAAAVMAIALANGGGKPPDWQDFVGIITLLVINSTISFIEENNAGNAAAALMARLAPKAKVLRDGRWKEEESAILVPGDIISIKLGDIIPADSRLLDGDPLKIDQSALTGESLPVTKGPGDGVYSGSTCKQGEIEAVVIATGVHTFFGKAAHLVDSTNQVGHFQKVLTAIGNFCICSIVVGMFVEIIVMYPIQHRAYRPGIDNLLVLLIGGIPIAMPTVLSVTMAIGSHRLAQQGAITKRMTAIEEMAGMDVLCSDKTGTLTLNKLTVDKNLVEIFTKGVSQDTVILMAARASRTENQDAIDTAIVGMLADPKEARAGVQEVHFLPFNPTDKRTALTYIDNEGKMHRVSKGAPEQILNLAHNKSEIERRVHAVIDKFADRGLRSLAVAYQEVPEGRKESPGGPWQFIGLMPLFDPPRHDSAETIRRALNLGVNVKMITGDQLAIGKETGRRLGMGTNMYPSSALLGQNKDESIAALPIDELIEKADGFAGVFPGILTVLSFRRVSHCFFSWVAMYMFFLLPEHKYEIVKRLQARKHICGMTGDGVNDAPALKKADIGIAVADATDAARSASDIVLTEPGLSVIISAVLTSRAIFQRMKNYTIYAVSITIRIVLGFMLLALIWKFDFPPFMVLIIAILNDGTIMTISKDRVKPSPLPDSWKLAEIFATGIILGGYLAMMTVIFFWAAYKTNFFPRIFKVESLEKTAQDDFQKLASAVYLQVSTISQALIFVTRSRSWSFVERPGFLLVTAFLVAQLIATLIAVYADWSFSAIKGIGWGWAGVIWLYNIIFYFPLDIIKFLIRYALSGRAWDLVIEQRIAFTRQKDFGKEARELKWAHAQRTLHGLQPPDTKMFGDRSSVTELNQMAEEAKRRAEIARLRELHTLKGHVESVVRLKGLDIDTIQQAYTV; encoded by the exons ATGGGGGAGAAGGATGGCCTCAAGGAGGCTGTCGATATGGATGCCCTCCTCAAGGAAGCTGTCGATCTG GAGAACATCCCTTTGGAGGAGGTGTTCGAGAACCTGAGGTGTACCCGGGAGGGCCTCACCACGCAGCAGGCCGAGGAGCGCCTCGCCATCTTCGGCCACAACAAGCTCGAGGAGAAAAAG GAGAGCAAGATCTTGAAATTTTTGGGGTTCATGTGGAACCCTCTGTCCTGGGTCATGGAAGCAGCCGCCGTGATGGCCATCGCGCTCGCCAACGGAGGG GGGAAGCCTCCGGATTGGCAGGACTTCGTTGGAATCATAACCTTGCTCGTGATTAACTCGACGATTAGCTTCATCGAGGAGAACAATGCCGGCAATGCTGCCGCTGCGCTCATGGCACGCCTCGCGCCCAAAGCCAAG GTGCTTAGGGATGGTCGGTGGAAAGAGGAGGAATCTGCCATCCTTGTTCCCGGAGATATCATTAGCATCAAGCTTGGAGACATCATCCCTGCAGATTCTCGTCTGCTTGATGGAGATCCTTTGAAAATAGATCAG AGTGCCCTTACCGGAGAGTCTTTACCAGTTACCAAAGGTCCTGGCGATGGTGTGTATTCTGGTTCCACTTGCAAGCAAGGTGAGATTGAAGCTGTTGTCATTGCTACAGGTGTGCATACCTTCTTTGGCAAGGCTGCACATCTCGTGGACTCCACTAACCAAGTTGGGCACTTTCAAAAG GTCCTGACGGCCATTGGGAATTTCTGCATTTGCTCAATTGTAGTTGGAATGTTTGTGGAAATTATTGTGATGTATCCAATTCAGCACCGAGCCTATCGCCCAGGAATTGACAATCTTTTGGTTCTTCTCATTGGAGGAATTCCCATAGCTATGCCAACTGTTCTGTCAGTCACAATGGCAATTGGTTCCCATCGCTTAGCTCAGCAG GGAGCTATCACAAAGCGGATGACTGCAATCGAAGAAATGGCTGGGATGGATGTGCTATGCAGTGACAAGACTGGAACACTTACTTTGAACAAGCTCACAGTAGATAAGAATCTTGTCGAG ATTTTCACAAAAGGTGTAAGCCAGGACACTGTAATTTTGATGGCTGCTAGAGCCTCTAGAACTGAAAACCAAGATGCTATAGATACTGCTATAGTTGGGATGCTTGCTGATCCAAAGGAG GCACGGGCTGGTGTTCAAGAAGTTCATTTCCTGCCATTTAATCCGACTGACAAGAGGACTGCTTTGACTTACATTGATAATGAGGGGAAAATGCATCGGGTTAGCAAAGGTGCACCAGAACAG ATATTGAATCTGGCACACAATAAGTCTGAGATTGAGCGCAGGGTCCATGCTGTGATCGACAAGTTTGCAGATCGTGGCCTTCGGTCACTTGCTGTTGCATATCAG GAAGTTCCAGAGGGAAGGAAAGAAAGTCCAGGAGGTCCATGGCAATTTATCGGTCTCATGCCACTTTTTGACCCTCCTAGACATGACAGTGCAGAAACAATTCGCAGGGCTCTGAATCTTGGTGTCAATGTCAAAATGATCACAG GTGATCAGCTGGCAATAGGGAAGGAAACTGGCCGTCGTTTGGGGATGGGTACAAACATGTATCCTTCGTCTGCTCTGTTGGGACAAAACAAGGATGAGTCAATAGCTGCTTtgccaattgatgaattaattgaGAAGGCTGATGGTTTTGCTGGTGTATTTCCAGGTATTCTCACTGTTCTTTCATTTAGACGAGTTTCTCATTGCTTTTTTTCATGGGTGGCAATGTATATGTTTTTTCTATTGCCAGAGCACAAATATGAGATCGTTAAACGCTTGCAAGCAAGGAAGCATATCTGTGGTATGACTGGTGATGGAGTGAATGATGCTCCTGCTCTAAAGAAGGCTGATATTGGAATAGCAGTTGCAGATGCAACAGATGCAGCTCGTAGTGCATCTGATATCGTACTCACAGAACCTGGTTTGAGTGTTATCATCAGTGCTGTCCTTACCAGTCGTGCAATTTTCCAGCGGATGAAAAATTACACT ATATATGCAGTTTCCATTACAATCCGTATTGTG CTTGGATTTATGCTGCTTGCGCTTATATGGAAGTTTGACTTTCCACCTTTTATGGTCCTTATCATTGCAATTCTCAATGATG GtaccataatgaccatatcgaaagACAGGGTCAAACCATCTCCTCTTCCTGACAGCTGGAAACTTGCTGAGATTTTTGCAACTGGAATCATTCTGGGTGGTTACTTGGCAATGATGACAGTCATTTTCTTTTGGGCTGCTTATAAAACTAATTTCTTCCCG CGGATTTTCAAGGTTGAAAGTCTTGAGAAAACAGCCCAGGATGACTTTCAAAAGCTGGCATCTGCGGTCTACCTGCAAGTGAGCACCATTAGTCAGGCACTGATCTTTGTGACAAGATCACGCAGTTGGTCCTTTGTTGAGCGGCCTGGTTTCTTGCTTGTGACTGCTTTCTTGGTTGCTCAGCTG ATTGCTACTCTGATAGCTGTGTATGCCGACTGGAGCTTTTCTGCAATTAAAGGGATCGGATGGGGATGGGCTGGTGTTATTTGGCTTTACAACATAATCTTCTACTTTCCACTGGATATCATAAAGTTCCTGATCCGCTATGCTCTGAGCGGGAGGGCATGGGATCTCGTCATCGAACAAAGA ATTGCTTTCACGAGACAGAAGGATTTTGGAAAGGAAGCAAGGGAGCTCAAGTGGGCACATGCTCAGAGAACATTGCATGGTCTGCAACCACCTGACACCAAGATGTTTGGCGACAGGAGCAGCGTTACAGAGCTAAACCAGATGGCAGAAGAGGCCAAAAGGAGAGCTGAGATCGCAAG GCTGAGGGAACTACACACTCTCAAAGGACATGTGGAGTCCGTGGTAAGGTTGAAGGGCTTGGATATAGACACAATTCAGCAAGCCTACACGGTATGA
- the LOC103983005 gene encoding plasma membrane ATPase 1 isoform X2, which translates to MGEKDGLKEAVDMDALLKEAVDLENIPLEEVFENLRCTREGLTTQQAEERLAIFGHNKLEEKKESKILKFLGFMWNPLSWVMEAAAVMAIALANGGGKPPDWQDFVGIITLLVINSTISFIEENNAGNAAAALMARLAPKAKVLRDGRWKEEESAILVPGDIISIKLGDIIPADSRLLDGDPLKIDQSALTGESLPVTKGPGDGVYSGSTCKQGEIEAVVIATGVHTFFGKAAHLVDSTNQVGHFQKVLTAIGNFCICSIVVGMFVEIIVMYPIQHRAYRPGIDNLLVLLIGGIPIAMPTVLSVTMAIGSHRLAQQGAITKRMTAIEEMAGMDVLCSDKTGTLTLNKLTVDKNLVEIFTKGVSQDTVILMAARASRTENQDAIDTAIVGMLADPKEARAGVQEVHFLPFNPTDKRTALTYIDNEGKMHRVSKGAPEQILNLAHNKSEIERRVHAVIDKFADRGLRSLAVAYQEVPEGRKESPGGPWQFIGLMPLFDPPRHDSAETIRRALNLGVNVKMITGDQLAIGKETGRRLGMGTNMYPSSALLGQNKDESIAALPIDELIEKADGFAGVFPEHKYEIVKRLQARKHICGMTGDGVNDAPALKKADIGIAVADATDAARSASDIVLTEPGLSVIISAVLTSRAIFQRMKNYTIYAVSITIRIVLGFMLLALIWKFDFPPFMVLIIAILNDGTIMTISKDRVKPSPLPDSWKLAEIFATGIILGGYLAMMTVIFFWAAYKTNFFPRIFKVESLEKTAQDDFQKLASAVYLQVSTISQALIFVTRSRSWSFVERPGFLLVTAFLVAQLIATLIAVYADWSFSAIKGIGWGWAGVIWLYNIIFYFPLDIIKFLIRYALSGRAWDLVIEQRIAFTRQKDFGKEARELKWAHAQRTLHGLQPPDTKMFGDRSSVTELNQMAEEAKRRAEIARLRELHTLKGHVESVVRLKGLDIDTIQQAYTV; encoded by the exons ATGGGGGAGAAGGATGGCCTCAAGGAGGCTGTCGATATGGATGCCCTCCTCAAGGAAGCTGTCGATCTG GAGAACATCCCTTTGGAGGAGGTGTTCGAGAACCTGAGGTGTACCCGGGAGGGCCTCACCACGCAGCAGGCCGAGGAGCGCCTCGCCATCTTCGGCCACAACAAGCTCGAGGAGAAAAAG GAGAGCAAGATCTTGAAATTTTTGGGGTTCATGTGGAACCCTCTGTCCTGGGTCATGGAAGCAGCCGCCGTGATGGCCATCGCGCTCGCCAACGGAGGG GGGAAGCCTCCGGATTGGCAGGACTTCGTTGGAATCATAACCTTGCTCGTGATTAACTCGACGATTAGCTTCATCGAGGAGAACAATGCCGGCAATGCTGCCGCTGCGCTCATGGCACGCCTCGCGCCCAAAGCCAAG GTGCTTAGGGATGGTCGGTGGAAAGAGGAGGAATCTGCCATCCTTGTTCCCGGAGATATCATTAGCATCAAGCTTGGAGACATCATCCCTGCAGATTCTCGTCTGCTTGATGGAGATCCTTTGAAAATAGATCAG AGTGCCCTTACCGGAGAGTCTTTACCAGTTACCAAAGGTCCTGGCGATGGTGTGTATTCTGGTTCCACTTGCAAGCAAGGTGAGATTGAAGCTGTTGTCATTGCTACAGGTGTGCATACCTTCTTTGGCAAGGCTGCACATCTCGTGGACTCCACTAACCAAGTTGGGCACTTTCAAAAG GTCCTGACGGCCATTGGGAATTTCTGCATTTGCTCAATTGTAGTTGGAATGTTTGTGGAAATTATTGTGATGTATCCAATTCAGCACCGAGCCTATCGCCCAGGAATTGACAATCTTTTGGTTCTTCTCATTGGAGGAATTCCCATAGCTATGCCAACTGTTCTGTCAGTCACAATGGCAATTGGTTCCCATCGCTTAGCTCAGCAG GGAGCTATCACAAAGCGGATGACTGCAATCGAAGAAATGGCTGGGATGGATGTGCTATGCAGTGACAAGACTGGAACACTTACTTTGAACAAGCTCACAGTAGATAAGAATCTTGTCGAG ATTTTCACAAAAGGTGTAAGCCAGGACACTGTAATTTTGATGGCTGCTAGAGCCTCTAGAACTGAAAACCAAGATGCTATAGATACTGCTATAGTTGGGATGCTTGCTGATCCAAAGGAG GCACGGGCTGGTGTTCAAGAAGTTCATTTCCTGCCATTTAATCCGACTGACAAGAGGACTGCTTTGACTTACATTGATAATGAGGGGAAAATGCATCGGGTTAGCAAAGGTGCACCAGAACAG ATATTGAATCTGGCACACAATAAGTCTGAGATTGAGCGCAGGGTCCATGCTGTGATCGACAAGTTTGCAGATCGTGGCCTTCGGTCACTTGCTGTTGCATATCAG GAAGTTCCAGAGGGAAGGAAAGAAAGTCCAGGAGGTCCATGGCAATTTATCGGTCTCATGCCACTTTTTGACCCTCCTAGACATGACAGTGCAGAAACAATTCGCAGGGCTCTGAATCTTGGTGTCAATGTCAAAATGATCACAG GTGATCAGCTGGCAATAGGGAAGGAAACTGGCCGTCGTTTGGGGATGGGTACAAACATGTATCCTTCGTCTGCTCTGTTGGGACAAAACAAGGATGAGTCAATAGCTGCTTtgccaattgatgaattaattgaGAAGGCTGATGGTTTTGCTGGTGTATTTCCAG AGCACAAATATGAGATCGTTAAACGCTTGCAAGCAAGGAAGCATATCTGTGGTATGACTGGTGATGGAGTGAATGATGCTCCTGCTCTAAAGAAGGCTGATATTGGAATAGCAGTTGCAGATGCAACAGATGCAGCTCGTAGTGCATCTGATATCGTACTCACAGAACCTGGTTTGAGTGTTATCATCAGTGCTGTCCTTACCAGTCGTGCAATTTTCCAGCGGATGAAAAATTACACT ATATATGCAGTTTCCATTACAATCCGTATTGTG CTTGGATTTATGCTGCTTGCGCTTATATGGAAGTTTGACTTTCCACCTTTTATGGTCCTTATCATTGCAATTCTCAATGATG GtaccataatgaccatatcgaaagACAGGGTCAAACCATCTCCTCTTCCTGACAGCTGGAAACTTGCTGAGATTTTTGCAACTGGAATCATTCTGGGTGGTTACTTGGCAATGATGACAGTCATTTTCTTTTGGGCTGCTTATAAAACTAATTTCTTCCCG CGGATTTTCAAGGTTGAAAGTCTTGAGAAAACAGCCCAGGATGACTTTCAAAAGCTGGCATCTGCGGTCTACCTGCAAGTGAGCACCATTAGTCAGGCACTGATCTTTGTGACAAGATCACGCAGTTGGTCCTTTGTTGAGCGGCCTGGTTTCTTGCTTGTGACTGCTTTCTTGGTTGCTCAGCTG ATTGCTACTCTGATAGCTGTGTATGCCGACTGGAGCTTTTCTGCAATTAAAGGGATCGGATGGGGATGGGCTGGTGTTATTTGGCTTTACAACATAATCTTCTACTTTCCACTGGATATCATAAAGTTCCTGATCCGCTATGCTCTGAGCGGGAGGGCATGGGATCTCGTCATCGAACAAAGA ATTGCTTTCACGAGACAGAAGGATTTTGGAAAGGAAGCAAGGGAGCTCAAGTGGGCACATGCTCAGAGAACATTGCATGGTCTGCAACCACCTGACACCAAGATGTTTGGCGACAGGAGCAGCGTTACAGAGCTAAACCAGATGGCAGAAGAGGCCAAAAGGAGAGCTGAGATCGCAAG GCTGAGGGAACTACACACTCTCAAAGGACATGTGGAGTCCGTGGTAAGGTTGAAGGGCTTGGATATAGACACAATTCAGCAAGCCTACACGGTATGA